Proteins encoded within one genomic window of Candidatus Methylacidiphilales bacterium:
- the rpsI gene encoding 30S ribosomal protein S9, translating to MSQLYATGRRKTSSARVFMTLKGSGEMKINGRSLEDYFPRKSAQLQVREPLLLTNMESADFLITVKGGGITGQADAVRHGISRVLALHDKSFTSVLRGAGMITRDSRKVERKKVGLRKARRATQFSKR from the coding sequence ATGAGTCAATTATACGCAACCGGGAGGAGGAAAACCTCATCAGCTAGAGTGTTTATGACATTGAAAGGATCTGGAGAAATGAAAATCAATGGCAGATCTCTTGAGGATTATTTTCCTCGCAAAAGTGCCCAACTTCAGGTAAGAGAACCATTATTACTCACCAATATGGAATCAGCTGATTTTCTGATTACTGTCAAGGGTGGTGGTATCACAGGTCAAGCTGATGCGGTGAGACATGGTATTTCAAGAGTATTAGCATTACATGATAAATCATTCACCAGTGTATTACGAGGGGCTGGAATGATTACTCGCGACTCTAGAAAGGTCGAGCGTAAAAAAGTTGGATTAAGAAAAGCAAGACGTGCTACTCAATTCTCCAAACGATGA
- a CDS encoding KUP/HAK/KT family potassium transporter yields MRHSSAIQHNSSTSALALASIGVVFGDIGTSPLYALAAIFKFDKNLINQVAVFGAVSCIFWTLMSVVSFKYVSLILRADNQGEGGIFSMMSLATSVKNLKATTKGVIIFLGVLGASLFYGDSVITPAITILSSMEGLKLFGQELSLLVIPASLTIVIVLFLLQRLGTAIVGSSFGPIMIIWFLLIGINGLNNALDYPAIFNALNPFFAYRFIISHFGMFFVILGAIVLAVTGAEALYADMGHFGRKPIRLAWFFLVLPSLTFCYLGQGAILIQNPDSLSNLFFLSFPAPLFVIVFVITTLAAIIASQAVITGTFSLTQQAIQTGLLPRMKIVHTSLKERGQIYIPTVNTILGTAVVATILFFGSSDALAHAYGLSVTAAMAIDTILAYVVARYLWNFSRLIVVSVTIFLLFFDLSFLIACSLKLFEGGWFTLLLATSMAFIILTWKKGRGLVSDQLIKDTPTLQEIILSIDAHQSQYAIVDNVAVFMTHDEQVAPQALVYNLRHNKIIHRLNIILSVVTTTRPFEVGDDKIQFHKLSDNFYTVRVLAGFMERIKIPKILTRISTTYQLPIKISSVSYFLGKITVVKIRTKEMNFIRATIFRVMYFNSSSAVSYFSIPSEQVIELGVRISL; encoded by the coding sequence ATGCGACATTCTTCTGCAATACAACATAACTCTTCTACTTCTGCACTTGCGTTAGCTAGTATTGGCGTTGTGTTTGGTGATATTGGCACCAGCCCCTTATATGCGCTGGCAGCAATATTTAAATTCGATAAAAATTTGATTAATCAAGTCGCTGTATTTGGTGCGGTATCTTGTATTTTTTGGACGCTTATGTCTGTAGTTTCCTTTAAATATGTATCACTAATATTACGAGCTGATAATCAGGGTGAGGGTGGAATTTTTTCCATGATGTCGCTAGCTACCTCGGTAAAAAATCTAAAGGCAACAACTAAAGGCGTGATTATTTTTTTAGGTGTGCTTGGCGCCTCATTATTTTATGGTGATAGTGTCATCACCCCCGCAATCACCATACTTAGTTCCATGGAAGGCTTGAAATTATTTGGACAAGAACTTTCCCTTCTGGTAATTCCCGCATCGCTTACCATTGTGATCGTACTCTTTTTGCTACAACGACTCGGCACTGCTATAGTCGGCTCTTCTTTTGGCCCCATAATGATTATCTGGTTTTTATTGATCGGCATTAATGGATTAAACAATGCTTTGGATTACCCTGCTATATTCAATGCCCTCAATCCATTTTTTGCGTATAGATTTATCATCAGCCACTTCGGTATGTTTTTTGTAATATTAGGTGCAATAGTATTGGCAGTTACTGGTGCCGAGGCGTTATATGCTGACATGGGTCATTTTGGTCGGAAACCAATTCGTTTAGCATGGTTTTTTTTAGTGTTACCATCGCTAACATTTTGTTATTTAGGTCAGGGTGCAATATTAATTCAGAATCCTGACTCGCTCAGTAATTTGTTTTTCTTATCATTTCCCGCTCCTTTGTTTGTTATAGTATTTGTTATAACTACTTTAGCCGCTATTATTGCTTCTCAGGCAGTGATTACCGGCACTTTTTCGCTCACGCAACAAGCAATCCAAACTGGATTATTACCTCGCATGAAAATTGTTCATACATCATTAAAAGAACGAGGGCAGATTTATATTCCTACGGTTAACACAATTTTAGGAACGGCAGTTGTTGCGACAATTTTATTTTTTGGAAGCTCAGATGCTTTGGCTCATGCATATGGACTTTCGGTTACTGCAGCAATGGCGATAGACACCATTCTTGCCTATGTAGTTGCCCGATATTTATGGAATTTTTCTCGTCTAATTGTTGTGTCTGTCACCATATTTTTATTGTTCTTTGATCTTTCTTTTCTCATCGCTTGTTCACTTAAGTTATTTGAAGGTGGTTGGTTTACTTTGTTGTTAGCAACGAGCATGGCGTTTATAATTCTTACTTGGAAAAAGGGTAGAGGGTTAGTAAGCGACCAGTTAATTAAAGACACCCCAACCTTACAAGAAATTATTTTGTCTATTGACGCTCACCAATCTCAATATGCAATAGTTGACAATGTTGCGGTTTTTATGACCCACGACGAGCAGGTTGCACCACAGGCACTAGTGTATAATTTGCGACATAATAAAATTATTCACAGGTTGAACATAATTCTGTCAGTAGTGACTACTACTCGCCCATTTGAAGTAGGCGATGATAAGATCCAATTCCATAAGCTCTCTGATAATTTTTACACAGTGAGAGTGCTTGCCGGCTTTATGGAACGAATAAAGATCCCTAAAATTCTAACCCGCATTTCTACCACCTATCAACTACCAATTAAAATCTCTTCAGTGTCGTACTTCCTTGGAAAAATTACCGTAGTGAAAATTCGCACGAAAGAAATGAACTTTATTCGGGCAACCATATTTAGAGTAATGTACTTTAATTCTAGTAGCGCGGTTTCTTACTTCAGTATTCCTAGCGAACAAGTGATTGAGCTTGGAGTAAGAATAAGTCTTTAA
- a CDS encoding cation diffusion facilitator family transporter, with the protein MAILKNSMVSIWVSIITNLVLATAQICMGYIYHSQGLLADGIHSLSDLLGDGLVIVAKKVSAQSPNHRYQYGYFKIEDLANLFMSLLMLFTGIALIIHSLAKLRPDANQVLVEWQMLLVFAIATVACKEGLFRYMRYEANRTRSMLLLSNAYHARSDAVSSLVVIVGIAGVAFDQPLLDPVAGIVMGVLITRVAQKFIKEAYSSLMDRSITEEQRDSILNQLLEISAIKSVASLKTRRSGDNLFIDVEISIDETKTLKEAYAIALQAKLKLLSQNNIYEVTVQLVPSRNS; encoded by the coding sequence GTGGCAATCTTAAAAAATTCTATGGTGAGTATATGGGTTAGTATAATCACTAATCTTGTGCTAGCTACCGCCCAAATTTGTATGGGGTATATTTATCATTCACAAGGGCTTCTTGCCGACGGCATTCATTCATTATCAGATTTGCTTGGAGATGGATTAGTCATAGTAGCAAAAAAAGTAAGTGCCCAATCCCCAAATCATAGATATCAATATGGTTATTTTAAAATTGAAGATCTTGCTAATCTTTTTATGAGCTTACTTATGCTTTTCACAGGAATCGCACTTATCATTCACTCGCTAGCCAAACTTAGACCAGATGCTAATCAAGTTTTAGTGGAGTGGCAAATGTTACTGGTCTTTGCTATTGCTACGGTGGCATGTAAAGAAGGATTGTTTAGGTATATGAGATATGAAGCAAACCGAACTCGTTCAATGTTATTATTATCAAATGCATACCATGCTCGTTCTGACGCAGTTTCTTCACTCGTTGTTATAGTTGGTATTGCAGGGGTTGCTTTTGATCAGCCATTATTAGATCCTGTAGCAGGAATCGTGATGGGGGTGTTAATTACTCGAGTTGCGCAAAAATTTATTAAAGAAGCGTACAGTAGCCTAATGGATCGATCCATTACTGAAGAACAGCGAGATAGCATTTTAAACCAACTCCTAGAAATATCTGCAATTAAATCAGTGGCATCGCTTAAAACTAGACGCTCTGGTGATAATTTATTTATTGATGTGGAAATCTCCATTGATGAAACTAAGACGCTAAAAGAAGCCTATGCAATTGCATTGCAAGCTAAACTAAAGTTACTGTCACAAAATAATATTTATGAGGTTACCGTGCAATTAGTACCGAGCAGAAATAGCTGA
- a CDS encoding methyltransferase — protein MPIKRKWQLPPIAVMVGIVLIILLSNVFRNTAIHIAYSDFLPSWLLMTVKVLLIIDGILLILLGVRVLRKANTPVPTFNEPVNLVTKGVYKYTRNPIYLGMAELLLVCSLYSDSIITILIPLLFILLAHLYYVPFEEKQLFQRFDIIYKNYQSQVRRWL, from the coding sequence ATGCCTATCAAGAGAAAATGGCAACTCCCCCCTATAGCGGTAATGGTAGGAATTGTATTAATTATACTTTTATCAAATGTATTCCGAAACACTGCAATACATATTGCCTATAGTGACTTTTTGCCTTCCTGGTTGTTAATGACCGTTAAGGTTCTTCTTATTATTGATGGTATTTTATTAATACTCCTAGGTGTGAGAGTACTTCGTAAAGCAAATACACCTGTCCCGACTTTTAACGAACCAGTAAATTTAGTTACCAAGGGTGTTTATAAGTATACTAGGAATCCAATCTATTTAGGAATGGCAGAGTTACTTCTCGTCTGCTCACTATATAGTGATTCTATCATTACGATACTTATTCCATTGTTATTTATTCTGCTCGCACATTTATATTATGTACCATTTGAAGAAAAACAACTGTTTCAGAGGTTTGATATAATTTATAAAAACTATCAATCCCAAGTACGACGATGGCTTTGA